In the genome of Apodemus sylvaticus chromosome 2, mApoSyl1.1, whole genome shotgun sequence, one region contains:
- the LOC127677907 gene encoding 40S ribosomal protein S2-like: MGGGFRGRFSSGLRGRGRGQGHGYGRGRGARGGKAEDNVWIPVTKPGRLVKDVKIKSLEEIYLFSLPIKESEIIDFFLGTSLKDEVLKIMPVQKQTRAGQRTRFKAIVAIGDYNGHVGLGVKCSKEVTTAIQGAIILAKLSIVPVRRGYWGNKIGKPHTVPCKVTGRCGSVLVCLIPAPRGTGIGSAPVPKKLLMMAGIDDCYTSAGGCTATLGNFAKATFDAKTYSYLTPNLWKETVFTKSPYQESTDHLVKTHTRVSVQRTPGPAVATT; encoded by the coding sequence atggggggTGGCTTCCGCGGAAGATTCAGCAGTGGTCTTAGGGGCAGGGGCCGTGGTCAAGGCCATGGCTATGGTCGAGGCCGCGGGGCTCGTGGAGGTAAAGCTGAAGACAATGTGTGGATCCCTGTCACCAAGCCTGGTCGCCTGGTTAAGGACGTGAAGATCAAGTCTTTGGAGGAGATCTACCTGTTCTCCCTGCCCATTAAAGAGTCTGAGATCATTGACTTTTTCCTGGGCACATCCCTAAAGGATGAGGTTCTGAAAATAATGCCAGTGCAGAAGCAGACTCGGGCTggccagaggaccaggttcaagGCAATCGTCGCTATTGGGGACTACAATGGTCATGTTGGTCTTGGTGTTAAATGCTCCAAGGAGGTCACCACTGCCATCCAAGGGGCCATCATCTTGGCCAAGCTCTCCATCGTCCCTGTGCGGAGAGGCTACTGGGGAAACAAGATTGGCAAGCCCCACACGGTTCCGTGTAAGGTGACAGGCCGCTGTGGCTCTGTGCTGGTATGtctcatccctgcccccagagGCACTGGCATTGGCTCTGCTCCTGTGCCCAAGAAGCTCCTGATGATGGCAGGTATAGATGACTGCTACACGTCAGCCGGGGGCTGCACTGCCACCCTGGGCAACTTTGCCAAGGCCACCTTTGATGCCAAGACCTACAGCTACCTGACCCCCAACCTCTGGAAAGAGACTGTGTTCACCAAGTCTCCTTATCAGGAATCCACTGATCATCTTGTGAAAACCCACACCAGAGTCTCTGTTCAGAGGACCCCGGGTCCAGCTGTGGCTACCACATAG